The Ranitomeya imitator isolate aRanImi1 chromosome 3, aRanImi1.pri, whole genome shotgun sequence genome has a window encoding:
- the HNRNPA1 gene encoding heterogeneous nuclear ribonucleoprotein A1, which yields MHESKSPKEPQQLRKLFIGGLSFETTTESLRSHFEQWGSLTDCVVMREPITNRAHGFGFVTYMSSEEVDAAMDARPHWVDGRVVDTKRAVSRKDSQRPGALLTVKKIFVGGIKEDTEEHHLRDYFETYGKIAVVDIITDQANGKKRGFAFITFEDHDSVDKIVIQKFHTINDHNCEVSKALSKEEKASASSSQRGRGRGGNFVGRGGNANYGGHRGNFGGRGGAFSGRAGYGDYGYNNGFSNDGGYGNSPPYGGGYGGSQSYGVGQGGGYGGNGGGYNNGDGGFGGSNGNFGGSGGYNDFGSYNNQSSSNFGPMKGGGGGNFSGRNSGPYGDGSGGYGGGSGGSGNYGGGGRRF from the exons ATGCACGAGTCTAAG TCTCCTAAGGAGCCCCAGCAGCTCCGCAAGCTCTTCATCGGAGGCCTGAGCTTCGAGACCACGACCGAAAGTCTCCGCAGTCACTTCGAGCAATGGGGATCCCTAACGGACTGTGTG GTTATGAGGGAACCAATCACAAACCGTGCTCATGGCTTTGGCTTTGTCACATACATGTCATCAGAAGAGGTTGATGCAGCTATGGATGCCAGGCCTCACTGGGTGGATGGTCGCGTAGTGGACACTAAACGTGCCGTTTCCAGAAAG GATTCTCAGCGGCCTGGAGCACTTCTTACTGTAAAGAAGATCTTTGTTGGAGGTATAAAGGAGGACACAGAGGAACATCATTTAAGAGACTACTTTGAGACATATGGAAAGATCGCAGTGGTAGATATAATCACGGACCAGGCCAATGGCAAGAAAAGGGGATTTGCATTTATCACATTTGAGGACCATGATTCAGTTGACAAGATTGTTA TTCAGAAATTTCACACAATCAATGATCACAACTGTGAAGTAAGTAAGGCACTGTCCAAGGAAGAAAAGGCATCAGCCTCTTCCAGCCAGAGAG GGCGGGGACGTGGTGGAAACTTTGTTGGACGTGGTGGCAATGCTAACTATGGAGGACACAGAGGAAACTTTGGTGGCAGGGGTG GCGCTTTTAGTGGACGTGCTGGATATGGAGACTATGGCTACAATAATGGGTTTAGTAATGACGGTGGTTATGGCAACAGCCCACCTTATGGAGGTGGATATGGTGGAAGCCAAAGCTATGGAGTTGGTCAAGGTGGTGGATATGGAGGAAATGGCGGTGGCTACAATAATGGTGATGGTGGATTTGGTGGAAGCAATG GTAACTTTGGTGGCAGTGGTGGTTACAATGACTTTGGCAGCTACAATAACCAGTCATCTTCCAATTTTGGACCCATGAAAGGAGGAGGAGGCGGCAACTTCAGTGGAAGGAATTCTGGACCTTATGGTGACGGCAGTG GTGGCTATGGAGGCGGCAGTGGTGGAAGTGGCAACTACGGTGGTGGCGGCCGACGATTCTAA